A stretch of the Musa acuminata AAA Group cultivar baxijiao chromosome BXJ2-7, Cavendish_Baxijiao_AAA, whole genome shotgun sequence genome encodes the following:
- the LOC135617572 gene encoding UBP1-associated protein 2B-like, giving the protein MATKKRKVDQEDELLSGALNHAADPLSQAHHQPVVYTPAPASDDDDGGEDDDDDVGTLLEPLSRDQLVGLLRTAAASDPATLAEIRRVADLDPAHRKLFVHGLGWDTTAEGLRAAFASYGDIDDCRVIVDKASGRSKGYGFVLFRHRSSARRALHCPQKVIENRMTTCQLASSGPSAPSVHHHNPGPHHHQNPNPSPGPASHQDNVSRKIYVGNVHSDVDGGRLLAFFSQYGEIEEGPIGFDRHTGKPKGYALFVYKTVEGALRALEEPNKNFEGHLLYCQRATDNKSKAAPIQTPAAPPNVASSTGTLNGSGYAGTSDMGLAQQAAMLGHGLLGMGGTQAFGQGMQQNAAVLALLAAAGQNPAAFGITPAMITSLNPAFAAAFGAAGSQQAVTAPTGPQVAQVPTYGMGNAAYQGPPGYHAPTGFQGSPGLQGPPGFQGAQSVAQQGGGGASSYQGVPTGQGPMSRPPTGPMGGYGPL; this is encoded by the coding sequence ATGGCTACCAAGAAGAGGAAGGTCGACCAAGAGGATGAGCTTCTATCCGGCGCCCTAAACCACGCCGCCGATCCTCTCTCCCAGGCCCACCACCAGCCCGTCGTCTACACTCCGGCCCCGGCCTCTGACGACGACGACGGTGGCGAGGACGACGATGATGACGTGGGGACGCTCCTGGAGCCGCTGTCGAGGGACCAGCTCGTCGGCCTCCTCCGCACCGCTGCCGCCTCCGACCCTGCCACCCTCGCGGAGATCCGCCGCGTCGCCGATCTCGACCCCGCCCACCGCAAGCTCTTCGTCCACGGCCTCGGCTGGGACACTACTGCGGAGGGCCTCCGTGCCGCTTTCGCCAGCTACGGCGACATTGACGACTGCCGCGTCATCGTCGACAAGGCAAGCGGCCGATCCAAGGGCTACGGCTTCGTCCTCTTCCGCCACCGTAGCTCTGCCCGACGTGCCCTCCACTGCCCCCAGAAGGTCATCGAGAATCGCATGACCACCTGCCAACTGGCCTCCTCCGGCCCCTCCGCCCCCTCCGTCCACCACCACAACCCGGGTCCGCACCACcaccaaaaccctaaccctagccctgGCCCCGCCTCTCATCAGGACAACGTCTCGAGGAAGATATACGTGGGGAACGTTCATTCTGACGTTGACGGTGGCCGCCTCCTTGCCTTCTTTTCCCAGTACGGCGAGATTGAGGAGGGGCCCATTGGCTTTGATCGTCACACGGGGAAGCCAAAAGGGTACGCCCTCTTTGTCTACAAGACCGTGGAGGGCGCTCTAAGGGCCCTCGAGGAGCCAAACAAGAATTTTGAGGGTCACCTGCTCTACTGTCAGCGAGCCACTGATAACAAGAGTAAGGCGGCGCCCATTCAAACTCCTGCTGCTCCGCCAAATGTGGCTTCCAGCACAGGGACTCTCAATGGGTCTGGTTATGCAGGGACCTCAGATATGGGGTTAGCACAACAAGCTGCGATGTTAGGACACGGTCTCCTTGGCATGGGCGGTACACAAGCCTTTGGTCAGGGGATGCAACAAAATGCTGCGGTGCTGGCTCTACTGGCAGCAGCTGGGCAAAATCCTGCAGCTTTTGGGATCACGCCGGCCATGATTACTTCTTTGAACCCTGCTTTTGCAGCTGCATTTGGTGCAGCAGGGAGTCAGCAAGCTGTAACTGCTCCAACCGGTCCTCAGGTAGCACAGGTGCCAACCTACGGAATGGGAAATGCTGCATATCAAGGACCTCCAGGGTATCATGCACCTACAGGTTTTCAAGGTTCACCAGGGTTGCAGGGCCCTCCAGGTTTCCAGGGAGCTCAGTCAGTTGCTCAACAAGGAGGTGGAGGTGCCAGTTCTTATCAAGGAGTGCCAACAGGGCAAGGTCCAATGTCGAGGCCACCAACTGGACCAATGGGTGGATATGGACCACTTTAG